One window of Mangrovibacterium diazotrophicum genomic DNA carries:
- a CDS encoding RagB/SusD family nutrient uptake outer membrane protein encodes MKKIFSILVTAILLSSCSGFLDEENKAGITNDELYATEEGYQTLRVNAYSSLRTIYEDAPLVMLAGTDLYQMPRGMTNDGVYDYTTLYDTNDDVSDFYDNCYTVLQAVNTAEYYLSTADISDDDKDLYQGEYDFFKGFLHFILLEEFGGIVINDEYTQAPRMNMPRATLAESYEYIIGKLESALNSSLPQTENDGEICKDIVNHYLAKVYLTRAWDLGNTEDFATAKTYAKAVLDSRGDLQYTMEDLWSPDNENNSEVLFAIQYSSKSIATTTSGNNQEAIFGPYLGGSELGHKYMVGSLYPSWSLHSWYGENDARYDATFMLTIWEYYYDYYQGNNVPGTNSITAIYPRAWDNAQEMFEDYLLLTDGESDGEFVDITMNDENKQLVDGALEFIEKWCPDYADVVPVNATDDNGNNILRIYPFIEHSSDPMVNEKYWRTAYNNDFAQPGIKKFDLGQLVTFSTTQSYRDIVLASLSETMLLYAEACIGQGNYTEAETYINKVLARPGNAKDGGVLSISLPTTQEAALEAYLKESGKELAGQYCGRWPELRRTGMLKTMFYGYNYDYLTGNLGSDPIGEKLYRPIPQSAIEINEGLTSEDQNPGY; translated from the coding sequence ATGAAAAAGATATTTAGCATATTAGTCACCGCTATTCTTCTTTCCAGCTGTAGTGGTTTTCTTGATGAGGAAAATAAGGCTGGTATTACAAACGATGAATTATACGCCACCGAAGAAGGCTATCAGACACTGCGGGTAAACGCTTACAGTAGTTTGCGCACAATTTACGAAGATGCTCCCCTTGTGATGCTGGCAGGTACCGATTTGTACCAAATGCCTCGTGGTATGACGAACGACGGAGTTTACGATTATACCACTTTGTATGATACAAACGATGATGTTTCAGATTTTTACGACAACTGCTACACGGTATTGCAGGCAGTAAATACAGCAGAATATTATTTGTCGACAGCCGATATTTCGGATGATGACAAAGACTTGTATCAAGGTGAATATGACTTTTTTAAAGGTTTCTTGCATTTTATTTTGCTGGAAGAATTTGGAGGCATTGTTATTAACGATGAATACACCCAGGCTCCGAGAATGAATATGCCGAGAGCTACCTTGGCAGAATCCTATGAATATATCATCGGCAAACTGGAATCAGCTTTGAATAGCTCTCTGCCACAAACTGAAAACGACGGAGAAATTTGTAAGGACATTGTTAATCACTACCTGGCAAAAGTGTACCTGACCCGTGCCTGGGATTTGGGTAATACCGAAGATTTTGCAACAGCTAAAACTTACGCAAAAGCTGTTTTGGATTCCAGAGGTGATTTGCAATACACAATGGAAGATTTGTGGAGCCCGGATAATGAGAATAACAGCGAAGTGTTGTTCGCCATTCAGTATAGCAGTAAATCAATCGCAACAACGACAAGTGGTAACAACCAGGAAGCCATCTTCGGACCTTATTTAGGTGGTTCCGAGTTGGGACACAAATACATGGTCGGTTCATTGTATCCTTCCTGGTCCCTGCACTCTTGGTATGGTGAGAATGATGCCCGTTACGATGCAACTTTTATGTTGACAATCTGGGAATATTACTACGATTACTATCAGGGAAACAATGTTCCGGGAACAAATTCGATTACGGCAATTTATCCTCGTGCCTGGGATAATGCACAGGAGATGTTCGAAGATTATTTGCTGTTGACAGATGGTGAATCTGACGGCGAATTTGTGGACATCACGATGAATGATGAGAATAAACAGCTGGTTGACGGTGCGTTGGAATTCATTGAAAAATGGTGCCCTGATTACGCCGATGTTGTACCGGTAAATGCAACTGATGACAACGGAAACAACATTTTAAGAATCTATCCATTTATTGAACACTCATCGGATCCGATGGTGAACGAGAAATATTGGAGAACGGCATATAACAACGACTTTGCACAGCCTGGTATTAAAAAGTTCGATTTGGGACAACTGGTGACTTTCAGCACAACTCAGAGTTACCGCGATATCGTATTGGCAAGTTTGTCTGAAACGATGCTATTGTACGCTGAAGCTTGCATTGGACAAGGTAACTATACGGAAGCTGAAACTTACATCAACAAAGTACTGGCCCGTCCGGGTAACGCAAAAGATGGCGGTGTACTTTCAATTAGCCTGCCTACAACCCAAGAAGCTGCATTGGAAGCTTATCTGAAAGAATCAGGTAAAGAGCTGGCTGGTCAATATTGTGGCCGCTGGCCCGAACTGCGTCGCACAGGCATGTTGAAAACCATGTTCTATGGTTACAACTACGACTATCTGACTGGTAACTTAGGATCTGATCCGATTGGTGAGAAATTGTATCGTCCGATTCCCCAGTCAGCGATCGAGATCAACGAAGGTTTGACTTCAGAAGATCAAAATCCGGGATATTAA
- a CDS encoding RNA polymerase sigma factor, which produces MDRNEDRENVELLKSGDISAFSTLFKKYSERLYAFALSIAKEPYIAEEITQQVFLKVWEKRPEINEYLSFKSFLFSITYSETISWLRKDTAEKRKMSRWGENSSFESEETTHTVEFNNIESLANGIIDELPEKRKEIFKLSREQGYSYKEIAQKLGLSVKTVENQVSAALRTIREKLGEDKIISILYYFLISQ; this is translated from the coding sequence ATGGATAGGAATGAAGATCGTGAAAATGTTGAATTACTAAAGTCAGGTGACATTTCAGCATTTTCCACATTATTCAAGAAATATTCAGAACGACTTTATGCGTTTGCTCTTAGTATCGCTAAAGAGCCTTATATCGCTGAAGAGATTACCCAGCAGGTATTCCTGAAGGTATGGGAAAAACGCCCGGAAATTAATGAGTATCTTTCTTTTAAATCCTTTTTATTTTCGATTACATATTCCGAGACCATTTCCTGGCTTCGAAAAGATACAGCGGAGAAGCGTAAAATGAGCCGTTGGGGGGAGAACAGTTCCTTTGAGTCAGAGGAAACAACGCATACCGTTGAATTTAATAACATCGAGTCGTTGGCAAACGGAATCATAGACGAATTGCCGGAAAAGCGCAAAGAAATTTTTAAACTGAGCAGGGAACAAGGCTATTCGTACAAAGAAATTGCGCAAAAACTAGGGTTGTCTGTTAAAACAGTTGAAAATCAGGTTTCTGCTGCGTTGAGGACAATTCGGGAAAAGCTTGGCGAGGACAAAATTATTTCGATTTTGTACTATTTTTTAATTAGTCAGTAA
- a CDS encoding FecR family protein has translation MNIEPNDIRRFLEGKTTPEESNKIKQWLSVPQNEAVARMILGDLWTNNEIHLKGQKPDFDTMLLKTKFRIPTDSINQINKHSRSNVNRFIQLFYRVAAVLILPLMLFTAYLYFQKPVVPVSPSAENAGFGIREIYTKPGTRTSLQLADGTRVWLNDGTTFRYPEQFTGAKREVYVDGEAYFEVEADKQHPFVVNNPMMKTLVTGTHFNVNGYSKDQFFEATLLEGKIQLESKSGNAELLPGEQLQFNVDAKKMVQREVKSSSAIGWIDGRLIIQNERLELALKKISRWYNIDIVMDDKSISDYELTCTLENEKVDQCMNLISNALQIRYRVEKIDNKKRIHLLKK, from the coding sequence ATGAATATAGAACCTAACGATATAAGACGCTTTTTAGAAGGTAAAACTACGCCTGAAGAGTCGAATAAAATAAAACAGTGGCTATCGGTTCCTCAGAATGAAGCTGTCGCCCGAATGATTTTGGGTGATCTGTGGACAAATAATGAAATCCATTTAAAAGGGCAGAAGCCAGACTTCGACACGATGCTCCTGAAAACCAAATTCAGGATTCCAACCGATTCAATCAACCAGATTAATAAGCATTCTCGGTCGAATGTAAACAGATTTATCCAGCTGTTTTATCGGGTGGCGGCCGTCTTAATCTTACCATTGATGCTGTTTACAGCTTATTTGTATTTCCAAAAGCCGGTTGTTCCGGTCTCTCCTTCTGCCGAAAATGCCGGTTTCGGAATTCGGGAAATTTACACCAAGCCCGGTACGCGAACAAGTCTTCAATTAGCCGATGGGACGAGAGTTTGGTTAAATGATGGGACGACGTTTCGTTATCCTGAACAATTTACAGGTGCCAAACGAGAAGTTTATGTTGACGGTGAAGCCTATTTTGAAGTTGAAGCGGATAAGCAACACCCGTTTGTTGTGAATAATCCGATGATGAAGACTCTTGTCACCGGTACCCATTTCAATGTGAATGGCTACAGTAAAGACCAGTTTTTTGAAGCTACACTTTTGGAGGGAAAAATACAGCTCGAAAGTAAGTCAGGAAACGCAGAGTTGTTACCGGGTGAACAACTGCAATTTAATGTTGATGCTAAAAAGATGGTCCAACGTGAAGTGAAAAGCAGCAGTGCAATTGGTTGGATTGATGGCCGCTTGATTATTCAGAATGAACGATTGGAATTGGCTCTGAAAAAGATAAGCCGTTGGTACAACATTGATATTGTGATGGATGACAAAAGTATCAGCGACTATGAGTTAACCTGTACATTGGAAAACGAGAAAGTAGACCAGTGTATGAATCTTATTTCGAATGCCTTGCAAATACGTTATCGGGTTGAGAAAATCGACAACAAAAAACGAATTCATTTATTGAAGAAATAA
- a CDS encoding transglutaminase family protein: protein MIFQVIHKTSYRYDNFVSYCHNLATLRPRDLTGQKLLDFDLQIKPTPSELTERTDFFGNNLTRFSIQEPHNELKVIAKSYIDRDFQAITERYESDACRGVTMQQTINCLQKVTPECLDAKQYILESPLIRKIASEIRAYGAESFQLNRSVFEATKELMTRIYTDFQFVPGFSDVATPLHTVFAEKKGVCQDFAQIAIACMRAVGLPAKYMSGYIETLPPEGKEKLVGADASHAWFSTFIPGFGWVDFDPTNNLIPENQHLVVAWGRDYYDVPPLKGVIYSNGNNEMSVSVDIREAEFEVSE from the coding sequence ATGATATTTCAGGTTATCCATAAAACAAGCTACCGTTATGACAATTTCGTCAGCTATTGTCACAACCTGGCGACTTTAAGACCGCGGGATCTGACCGGGCAGAAACTGCTCGACTTCGATCTTCAGATTAAGCCAACACCATCTGAACTAACCGAGCGAACAGACTTTTTCGGGAATAATCTGACCCGCTTTTCAATCCAGGAACCGCACAATGAACTGAAAGTCATTGCGAAGAGCTACATTGATCGCGATTTTCAAGCAATAACAGAAAGGTATGAATCTGACGCTTGCCGCGGTGTAACCATGCAGCAAACCATTAATTGCCTGCAAAAAGTAACGCCCGAGTGTCTGGATGCCAAACAATACATTTTGGAATCGCCCTTAATCCGAAAAATAGCATCTGAAATACGCGCATACGGAGCTGAGTCGTTCCAGCTCAATCGCTCGGTTTTTGAAGCAACCAAAGAACTGATGACACGCATTTACACCGATTTCCAGTTTGTTCCCGGATTCTCGGATGTGGCCACGCCGCTGCATACGGTATTTGCTGAAAAGAAAGGTGTCTGCCAGGATTTCGCTCAAATAGCCATTGCCTGCATGCGGGCTGTTGGCCTACCTGCCAAATACATGAGCGGTTACATTGAAACACTGCCTCCGGAAGGCAAGGAAAAGCTGGTTGGCGCCGATGCGTCGCATGCCTGGTTTTCAACCTTCATCCCCGGATTTGGTTGGGTTGACTTCGATCCGACCAACAACCTGATCCCCGAAAACCAACACCTAGTGGTTGCCTGGGGACGCGACTATTACGATGTGCCACCGCTCAAAGGAGTGATTTACAGCAATGGCAACAACGAGATGAGCGTATCGGTAGATATTCGGGAAGCAGAATTTGAAGTGTCAGAATAA
- a CDS encoding circularly permuted type 2 ATP-grasp protein — protein MPETQDIPFNEYLMQSSNDEIVDRNSKLKPHWDVLFNNIEKIGYQEMASRQSDLNWYLSENGVTYNVYNDPQGLNRPWNLNTVPTLMNYKEWQVIEKGIQQRAELFNLILKDLYGKRELISNGIVPQEVIYSHRGFIRQCDQIDYLTKKQLLVYAADIARGPDGQMWIWGDRTQAPSGMGYALENRLTIGRVLPELSKGLNVKKLSGFFQHFNNLLVESSPRKTDAPNIVVLTPGPLNETYFEHAYLASYLGYPLVQGNDLVARDGYLWMKSLKGLKQIDVVLRRVDDLYADPLELREDSQLGVPGLLEVVRQKNVSIINPIGSRVLENPGLIPFIPGIAKYFLNEDLILPQVASWWCGQPRERQYVLDHLSELVVRRIDRPHSDSVFIGYQMNTEDLEMLRHQISDRPYRFVAQERIGFSSTPTFINQTLEPRNMAIRAFGVYANNGYEIMPGGLVRVAPIVGNTTITNQTGGLSKDFWVVDEKEEKRKPRVTTHKTVQPYESGLKDLPSLTAENLFWAGRYVGRALSTARFLRMVVKQMNFTNFNERKPNYQSLDALFKAVSNLTCTFPGFFEEETMEDPVAEIYAVILDPNRSGSLAHTMSMFFNAYYSIRNLWSSDMWRVFERINTIWRTIQNDSNVNNRKIVQVLDQLITRLIAFMGLVEESILIEQGLLLYFIGLQLELSMLNISKCRSLLVVKLDEHIEYEVLESLLNSHESLNIYRHSFRSYIKIENVIDLIILDQKYPRSVAYRFNRLNKDLALLPQSQISRELSDYEKFVFEGFAKLRLANSSDLCKTEEDNSVRENLDHLLSELSDLLFKASQAITTTYFSHSYQQNQLIQQSFSE, from the coding sequence ATGCCCGAGACTCAAGACATACCATTCAACGAATACCTGATGCAGTCTTCGAACGACGAAATCGTCGATCGCAACTCGAAGTTGAAACCGCATTGGGATGTTCTTTTCAATAACATTGAGAAAATCGGTTACCAGGAAATGGCTTCCCGGCAATCCGACCTGAACTGGTATCTCTCGGAGAACGGTGTAACCTACAATGTTTATAACGATCCGCAAGGGTTGAACCGCCCGTGGAATTTGAATACGGTCCCTACCCTCATGAATTACAAAGAGTGGCAGGTGATTGAAAAAGGAATTCAGCAGCGGGCCGAGCTCTTCAATCTTATCTTAAAAGACCTCTACGGGAAACGCGAATTGATCAGCAATGGAATCGTTCCCCAGGAGGTTATTTACAGCCACCGCGGGTTCATCAGGCAATGTGATCAGATCGATTACCTGACGAAAAAACAGCTTTTGGTTTATGCGGCCGACATCGCGCGCGGCCCCGACGGCCAAATGTGGATTTGGGGCGACCGCACCCAGGCACCATCCGGTATGGGGTACGCCCTCGAAAACCGGCTAACCATTGGCCGTGTTCTTCCCGAACTTTCAAAGGGGTTAAACGTGAAAAAGCTTTCGGGTTTCTTTCAGCACTTTAACAATTTGCTGGTTGAATCGTCGCCCCGCAAAACGGACGCACCCAATATCGTGGTGCTCACGCCGGGGCCTTTAAATGAAACCTACTTTGAGCACGCATACCTGGCGTCGTACCTTGGCTATCCACTGGTTCAGGGGAACGATTTGGTAGCCCGCGACGGTTACTTGTGGATGAAATCACTAAAGGGACTGAAGCAAATCGATGTGGTTCTTCGCCGTGTGGACGATTTATACGCCGACCCGCTTGAATTGCGCGAAGACTCGCAATTGGGTGTTCCCGGTTTGCTGGAAGTGGTGCGCCAAAAGAATGTGAGCATCATCAACCCAATTGGCTCGAGGGTGCTGGAAAACCCGGGACTGATCCCTTTTATTCCCGGAATTGCCAAATACTTTTTAAACGAAGATCTGATTCTGCCACAGGTTGCATCCTGGTGGTGCGGCCAACCGCGCGAACGTCAATATGTGCTGGATCATTTGTCGGAATTGGTTGTCCGGCGAATTGACCGCCCACACAGCGATAGTGTTTTCATTGGCTACCAAATGAATACTGAAGATTTGGAGATGCTTCGGCATCAAATTTCTGACCGTCCTTATCGGTTTGTAGCGCAGGAACGCATCGGGTTTTCGAGCACTCCTACCTTCATTAACCAAACGCTGGAACCGCGCAACATGGCAATTCGTGCTTTTGGCGTTTATGCCAACAATGGGTACGAAATCATGCCTGGTGGACTGGTTCGAGTAGCTCCGATTGTTGGAAACACAACTATTACCAACCAAACCGGTGGCCTGAGTAAAGACTTTTGGGTAGTTGATGAGAAAGAAGAAAAAAGAAAGCCTCGCGTAACAACGCACAAGACGGTTCAGCCATATGAAAGCGGTCTGAAAGATTTGCCCAGTTTGACAGCTGAAAACCTGTTCTGGGCGGGCCGATACGTTGGGCGGGCTTTGTCAACCGCCCGCTTCCTCAGGATGGTCGTCAAACAAATGAATTTCACCAACTTTAACGAGCGGAAGCCAAATTATCAAAGTCTGGATGCGCTTTTTAAAGCTGTTTCGAACCTCACATGTACCTTCCCCGGTTTTTTCGAAGAAGAAACGATGGAAGATCCGGTTGCCGAGATTTATGCCGTCATTCTGGATCCGAACCGCTCGGGTAGTTTGGCTCACACAATGTCGATGTTTTTCAACGCCTACTACTCCATTCGGAATTTATGGTCATCGGATATGTGGCGGGTGTTCGAACGCATCAATACCATTTGGCGAACTATTCAAAACGATAGTAATGTAAACAACCGCAAAATCGTTCAGGTACTGGATCAGCTGATTACACGGCTGATTGCCTTTATGGGGCTGGTTGAAGAAAGCATTCTGATTGAACAGGGCTTGTTACTTTATTTTATCGGTCTGCAGCTGGAGTTGAGCATGCTGAACATCTCCAAATGCCGGAGCTTACTGGTTGTTAAGCTGGATGAACATATCGAATACGAAGTGCTGGAATCGTTGCTGAACAGCCACGAGAGTTTAAATATTTACAGGCACAGTTTCCGGTCGTACATTAAAATTGAAAATGTGATCGACCTGATTATCCTGGATCAGAAATATCCACGATCTGTTGCTTACCGATTTAACCGGCTCAACAAGGACCTGGCATTATTGCCCCAATCTCAAATTTCGCGCGAGCTGTCTGATTACGAGAAATTTGTTTTCGAAGGCTTTGCAAAACTCCGGCTGGCCAACAGTTCGGACCTTTGCAAAACCGAAGAAGACAACAGCGTCCGCGAAAATCTGGATCATTTATTATCTGAGTTGAGTGACTTGCTGTTTAAAGCCTCTCAAGCAATTACGACGACCTACTTCAGCCACAGCTACCAGCAAAATCAATTAATTCAACAGAGTTTTTCGGAATAA
- a CDS encoding TonB-dependent receptor, with product MKFTCLLVLLTVFQSFAVKTAAQGTQISVDMKNTTMENIFQTIEEESSYYFLYSRSVIDVTRKADLKVDNANIQQVLEQLFNGTDINYKIEGRQIVLTKDNETGSQQVLTVTGTVTDVNGLGLPGVTVVVKGTTNGMVTDFDGNYTLSNVAGDAILVFSFVGMQTQEVPVAGKSSISVVLEEETIGIEEVVAVGYGSMKKSDLTGSISSVSAERIASVGTSSVMGALQGASAGVDITTNSTRPGAGFSIQVRGQNSLNSGDPLYVVDGIIVDDIDFLNPSDIEKIDVLKDASSTAIYGSRGSNGVVIVQTKGASAAKSKLSISYDGYYGVREITRIPDFMDGREWTDFRTSRYYTWDETNQTYTLTSSNKTAVTQNSTIVNQALYDQKYTDWLGLGTKNGSQQNHYVNISGMAQDISYNIGAGYQKEEGNFLEEKMDKYVFKGSINHKASKYFSTGANFTMSHQIVNTGSQYGYRDLMRMPVVLPAYDEEGNLIEQPGIKASINGDGNFTSSANPLIEIQSGSHETRRFDILGSAFVEVRPIEGLSIKSTFSPRFNRTRIGYYYEANSNRSVSQAENDNQESFDWTWDNVVNYNRRFNVDHNLNFTFIQSAYKTRYEYLSIYAEDFAYDSGWYNMLGGTIGTGNSESGYSQTSMLSFAARANYDYAGKYMVTGTVRYDGSSKLADKWAAFPSAALGWRVSEEPFMQDVRWLSNLKARLSFGYSGNNNISAYSTMQTPNTDSTVYYDFDGTVVSGFGVGSPVNTALTWERTREWNFGFDFGLFNNKVNGAVDLYDKLSDGLLMSRTLTIESGVDDMTDNIGSVNNRGIEITVNTVNIENTDWRWTTSFTFASNRNAIRSLYGKKEDVVNEARFIDEPINVIYDYKVNGVYNYADWSAMSSDERSAMGADRPGYARAIDTDKDGEMTTDDKVILGSIDPSWTGSVTSTLSYKKLDLSFNIYTRQGVFVNDRFLQEFGPSANSQRGRPKVNMDYYVPGGVPRADWSTFDIDDSGQPWMTWTTSEENADAKMPLYGYTGNFYGSNGSYQDASFVKVRNITLGYTFDKTLISKAHLSYARIYLNILNPFTFTDYVGWDPEYATTTLQNGNGPSTVTYQVGLNLKF from the coding sequence ATGAAATTCACATGTCTTTTGGTCTTGCTGACTGTATTCCAGTCATTCGCCGTAAAAACGGCTGCGCAAGGCACGCAGATCTCTGTCGACATGAAAAACACGACGATGGAGAATATTTTTCAGACTATCGAAGAAGAATCAAGCTACTACTTTCTGTACAGCAGAAGTGTTATCGATGTTACCAGAAAAGCTGATCTGAAGGTTGACAACGCAAATATTCAGCAAGTTCTGGAGCAACTTTTTAACGGCACCGATATTAACTATAAAATCGAGGGCCGCCAAATTGTACTGACAAAGGATAACGAAACAGGTTCTCAACAAGTGCTAACCGTTACAGGTACGGTTACCGATGTAAACGGACTTGGTTTACCGGGGGTAACTGTCGTTGTAAAAGGAACGACTAATGGTATGGTGACTGATTTTGATGGTAACTATACCCTTTCGAACGTTGCCGGAGATGCGATTCTTGTATTCTCATTTGTGGGGATGCAAACCCAAGAAGTTCCGGTTGCCGGAAAATCGTCTATTTCAGTTGTTTTGGAAGAAGAAACCATCGGCATTGAAGAAGTTGTTGCTGTTGGTTACGGCTCAATGAAAAAAAGTGATTTGACCGGTTCAATCAGCTCAGTTTCTGCTGAACGTATCGCTTCTGTAGGTACCTCCTCAGTAATGGGAGCGTTGCAGGGAGCATCTGCCGGGGTCGATATCACCACAAACTCAACTCGTCCGGGAGCTGGCTTTTCGATCCAGGTACGTGGTCAAAACTCGCTCAACAGCGGCGATCCGCTATACGTGGTCGATGGTATTATTGTCGACGACATCGACTTCCTGAACCCATCGGATATTGAAAAAATTGATGTGCTGAAAGATGCTTCTTCTACTGCCATCTACGGTTCACGTGGTTCAAACGGGGTTGTAATTGTCCAAACAAAAGGCGCTTCGGCTGCAAAATCAAAATTATCGATCTCTTATGATGGTTACTATGGCGTACGCGAAATCACCCGTATTCCGGATTTTATGGATGGTCGCGAGTGGACTGATTTCCGTACATCTCGCTATTACACATGGGACGAAACGAACCAAACTTATACCTTAACCAGTTCAAACAAGACTGCTGTAACGCAGAATTCAACGATTGTTAACCAAGCCCTTTACGACCAAAAATATACCGATTGGTTGGGCCTGGGAACTAAAAATGGTTCACAGCAAAACCACTACGTGAACATCTCGGGCATGGCTCAAGATATTTCTTATAACATTGGTGCAGGTTACCAAAAAGAAGAGGGTAACTTTCTGGAAGAGAAGATGGATAAATATGTGTTCAAAGGCTCGATTAATCACAAAGCCAGCAAGTATTTTTCTACCGGAGCAAACTTTACCATGTCTCACCAAATTGTGAATACTGGTTCTCAATATGGATACCGGGATTTGATGCGTATGCCAGTTGTTCTTCCGGCATATGATGAAGAAGGTAATCTGATTGAACAACCGGGTATTAAAGCTTCTATTAATGGTGACGGTAACTTCACATCATCAGCAAACCCATTGATCGAAATTCAATCCGGTTCACATGAAACTCGTCGCTTTGACATTCTGGGTAGTGCGTTCGTTGAAGTTCGCCCAATCGAAGGTTTGAGCATTAAGTCAACATTCTCGCCCCGTTTTAACAGAACCCGAATTGGCTATTACTATGAGGCCAACTCAAACCGTTCTGTAAGCCAGGCGGAAAACGATAATCAAGAGTCTTTTGACTGGACGTGGGATAATGTGGTTAACTACAATCGTCGATTCAATGTTGATCACAACCTTAATTTCACGTTCATTCAATCGGCATATAAAACGAGATACGAATACCTGTCAATTTATGCGGAAGATTTTGCATACGATTCAGGCTGGTATAACATGCTGGGAGGTACGATCGGAACAGGAAATTCAGAGAGTGGCTATAGCCAAACATCAATGCTTTCTTTTGCAGCTCGTGCTAATTACGACTATGCCGGTAAATACATGGTTACCGGTACCGTACGTTATGACGGTAGTTCAAAGTTGGCCGACAAATGGGCAGCTTTCCCATCTGCAGCCTTGGGCTGGCGTGTATCTGAAGAGCCATTTATGCAAGACGTTAGATGGTTGTCAAACTTAAAAGCGCGTTTGAGTTTTGGTTATTCCGGTAACAACAACATTAGTGCATACAGCACTATGCAGACTCCGAATACCGATTCAACAGTTTATTATGACTTTGATGGAACTGTTGTTAGCGGATTTGGAGTGGGTTCGCCTGTGAATACTGCGTTAACATGGGAGAGAACCCGCGAATGGAACTTTGGTTTCGACTTTGGTTTGTTCAATAACAAGGTGAACGGTGCTGTTGATCTTTACGACAAACTATCGGATGGGTTGTTGATGAGCCGCACGCTGACGATCGAGTCTGGTGTTGACGACATGACAGATAACATCGGGTCAGTGAATAACCGAGGTATTGAAATCACGGTCAATACCGTCAATATTGAAAATACTGACTGGCGCTGGACAACGTCTTTCACTTTTGCAAGTAACCGAAACGCGATTCGCAGTTTGTACGGTAAAAAAGAAGACGTCGTGAATGAAGCTCGTTTTATCGATGAGCCAATCAATGTTATCTACGATTATAAAGTTAATGGCGTATATAACTACGCCGACTGGTCTGCGATGTCATCCGACGAACGTAGTGCAATGGGTGCCGACAGACCTGGTTATGCCAGAGCTATTGATACTGACAAGGATGGTGAAATGACTACGGACGACAAAGTAATTTTAGGTTCGATTGACCCGTCATGGACAGGAAGTGTTACTTCAACTTTAAGCTATAAGAAACTCGACTTATCATTCAATATTTACACTCGGCAGGGTGTATTTGTAAACGACCGGTTCCTGCAGGAATTCGGACCATCAGCGAACAGCCAACGCGGACGTCCAAAAGTAAATATGGATTACTATGTACCCGGAGGAGTTCCTCGTGCTGACTGGAGTACCTTCGATATTGATGATTCTGGTCAACCTTGGATGACTTGGACAACCTCAGAAGAAAATGCGGATGCGAAAATGCCGTTGTACGGGTACACGGGGAATTTCTACGGAAGTAATGGTAGTTATCAGGACGCTTCTTTTGTGAAAGTGCGGAATATTACTCTCGGTTATACTTTCGACAAAACGTTGATTAGCAAAGCACATTTGTCTTATGCTCGTATCTATTTGAATATCCTGAACCCATTCACGTTCACTGATTATGTCGGATGGGATCCGGAATACGCAACAACAACCTTGCAAAACGGTAACGGTCCTTCAACAGTTACTTATCAAGTAGGTCTAAACCTTAAATTTTAA